gggtgctaggttgaactggatgatcttggaggtctcttccaacctggctgattctatgattctatgatatgattctttAGGTGAGATTGATTACTTTTTCACCGTTCACTGTGTTCTTTTGTCCTAGTGCTTCATCTGGACTATTTCCAGTGAGTTACAAAATGCAGATCCAACTGGTCCTTTCCCATTTGTTAGGTCAGCTCTGACACCTTCTCGTCCTCTAACATTTGTGGGAATGGTCAGTTGTTGATGTGCAAGATAATCAAGTCCTGAGCTGATCTGATCTAGCCCAACAGATCTGATCCTATATACTTTCTATGTCTTTCAGAAAGTTTTCATGCACTATGATTATGCCAATTGCCTGAATCTCATCAACCATATGTTCATTTTTCATCTCTAGTGCAAATATTCCTCTAACAAAAAAAGTAGAACTGCATAATCTTCTGAATTAAATAATCTCTATATAGTATGCTTCCAAATGCAAATCTTAACACTTCACTGGATATCCTTTAGACTTGTTTGTGCAGTCTTCAAGTTAAATCAAAGTCAGAGCTGAGTGTGAGAGCTTTTGGGGGTTAGACTATTTTCCAAGGAGTCCTAGAAccattttcaaaaagaaaatgaacTTTATATTGATGGGATATTTTATAAAATTGTGAATTAGTTGGACCAGAAAGACTGTGGCAGATGACAAGAAACAACAGCTAAAGGGAAAACAACCATTCCACAGAAGATGTAAACAGACCAACAGACTGCATGGTTTCTCATCtggtttcccttctctgcagctAAATGTTTCCCTCTGAAGCTTTTCCACCACCCCTACACACAGACCCTCCATCCACCCCACCCACCAGCTTCTCCTGCATCATGCAGCATTCCTTTCCTCATGTAATAACCTCAGAAGTGTTTAGCAaaccccctctctcccttcagGATACCCTCACTGAGCagatttctgttttcttctgccaGAATAAGGTTCTGTTGGgtagatatattttttttctcatgtctaACATGATAAGGGTCCTGTGATCTTCATCCATATTCAGACATAATGTTTCATCCACCTGGAAACACCGTACACTCCTGTACCTCATCCCCGTCCCATGAGGCAAGAAGTACCATCTCTCAGTAATTACCCTCCACATGTTCTTGACCAGCTCAAAGAAGGGAATCTAGTGGAATCAAAAGGGCTGCTCAAACAAGGAGAATTGTGTTTTGGCCATTCTTAGGATGAGAAAGGCTATGAGTACACCCCATGAGCAGAAGTACTCATATGTCCCTCTAGATGCATACTGTGTGATCAGTCCACCTGTTTGAAAAATTACCTGGAAACACATATTTCAGAAGTCCTTAACTTCTGGATCTTTGCCTAAGTTCTCCTTCTGCAAGTGTCAAATGTACTTTACCTACTAGGAGAAGAGGTGTTGCCTACAAAGTTGGTGATAAACTTGACCACTGACATACATAATAGGAACATCAGACATATGCTCCATTGTTCACATCCCTAAGCAGTCAAAGAAGCAGTAACAGAGAATTCTGACAGGGGTTAGTCAGTCTTTGTAGTGCTCGGCAAGGCTAGGGACTGAGCAGTTCTTGGGAGATACCTCAATATCAGGTAACTAATTTCAGCTATTATAGAAGCAGAGGATGAGTGTTGAATATCATTTCAAATGGTGTAGTTATTTGTCACTTGTGTTTAGGTCAGAATTGTGTTTGTGTCTCGACCACAGACACAATAATCTCTGAtggcattcaaaacccaccatgATATGTTCCTGTAATAATAACTGATTCTTCAGTGACTTTCTTTTCTATTGTTTCATGTCTATTGCATATGTATATGCATATATTTGCTTTACAAAAGGCTGTGGGGCACATATTGCCCTCATTTATCAGTACATgataagggagggggaaaaaaaagagaacagagaGGATCTTCAGGTCTAGTGAGATGTTGCCATTGCTGGCACCGTCTTCTCTATGGTAAACCAGGAGGGCTAAAGTAGTTGAAACCTCTCCTTGTTAACACTGAGCAGATATTGATGTCTTCTAGATCAAATCATGTCCAACTCCTCAAAGACAGATCCATTTGCAAACTGTTCACGCTAGTTCCCAAAGCCCTTTATATTCCCTACTTCTCTACTTCTAGCAGAGCTCTACTCCAAAATCTGTCACTCTCACACTTCAACAACTTCAGGTGAGATTTTCAGGTTTTGAGAGTCAAGGTCAATTTCGATTCACTTGTGTTCCATCAAACAGTTCTTTACCCTCCACTTGTTTACAGGAACTGAAGATACTATCAGAAATAAAACATCCCTGTGATGTCTGAAAAAAGAATTACAAAGTCATTACAAGGTTTCCCCAAGTTTTTCAGCTCCTCACTGATGCAGATCTTTACGTAGGTTTAGTATTGCAAATTGCAGAAGTCTCGATGACACTTGAGCTGCCTGTTTGCATGGAGGGAGGCTTTCCCCAGTAACTAGTACGGGTAACTTTCCTCAAACCAAGTCATTtcaaacaaaattaaaaggTAGCTTTGTGCCAGTAAAAAGGGAGATAGAAACTTGCATTAATCATAATCTTCTAACCACTCTCAAGCAGGGAGACTACTTCAAATGACGACACTAGTGACTCCAATTTGTGATTTAGGAGAACATTCTTAATAGGTTAAACTGTTTCTTATAGCTTATCCCTATGCattcacaaaaccaaacaaggaGTAAAAGATACAGACATTGAATAGAAAGCTGTGTGTCATGTTAAAAGCACTTCTAGGTAGAAAACAAGTGTGATTTAGTTTTTTGAGCAAGAGAAGCTGCTTCTGTTGAATATTTACAGGTGtgagaggaaaaagaataaaTTTAAGAAATttatcacagcaaaaaaaaccgATTCATATATATTTGATCACCTCtttgaaaggagaaagagggagagagaaataaacaggaagggaaaagcattacagaaataaaaataaatacatagatAAGTaggaagaaataaaacagagagagagggaagggacaggGGAACAAGGGCAGGAGGGATGATGACAGAACGGGGCATACACAGCATCTCTGACTTTATTTGTTAAAGAGACCTCCATAACCCAGCTGAGCCAATACAAGAACAGGACTTGCTTATGATAAAACTTTGCACCTATTACATGTTCAAGTCATCACTGAAAGATCATTTCAATTACAGTATATTGCATAGCTAACAGCAGATTATATCTCCTGGTTGCACCTAATCATAGAAGTTTGGCTGGGAAGAAATCATGAAAGAGGCAAGCTGTGCTTTTTACGATTCTCTTTCAGATTAGTGAGAAAATGTATTACTTTTATACCTGGGACAAATAACTATGATCAAAAACTAATGTGCAAGCAAAATAATTTCAAAACTAACTCAAATTTTTCAAGTGATCACATGGAAGTTAGTTTTCAGTTTTAAAAGCAACAGTATGATTTCTGAAACAACGAGGATGTATGAGTTAAAAGGAATGTGGGGAGAATCTATCTGCCCACGTGAGTCCTGAGTATAACGAAAGAGCATTAATTTCAGTTCAGGAGAACTGGAGACAGTTTTTCACTGTAACTAAAAGACAGCAGGGTGTTATTTCACAGTTTGTTTTCCTTGAATTCTTcaactgttttgttttctctgaaaaGTACACACGAGAATGAGATGCACATGCAaaatttatcatttcatgtccaaTAGAAACATCCAACtacctactttttttttttatttcatgtttTACTTGTTCCTTTATTGACTATCATCTCTCTGATTGTTTGATTGACCTAGAGAATGCTATGCTGCATACTCTTGCTATTATAAAATACGTCATATTAGTGAAATGATTATAACaaaaacaaagggaaatggGAAGACAGCCTGCCCTATCTTAGGCTTCTTTTTGTGCAACAGAGTTTATATGCcttctgtgtttttctgctttccttatATGAAATGAACAGCTGTAATTGAAAAGCAAGAAGCTCCATGGTTTATAGAAATAGGTGTTGTTAAGAGCCTTAGCCATCTAATTTTCTTCCTATTGCAGGGCAGGCTTCCTATTGTCTGTCCTTTAGAGCTAATTTCTTTTCTGATCAAAAGGCCCACATCATTGAAAAGGTAGTAATGACTATTCATTTGGTTGAAACCTCcattctgcagcctgcaaagcTTTATTTAGAAACTGCTATTTCTTTCTAAAAGGAAAGCCTCATTTGTGTCCTCTATAATGTCAATTAATGTAGAAtatattttaattatttatcCTGGAGAGAAACCTTTCAGGATCTCAATTTGCTCTGCCAATGATACAGGCTGTATTTCGAAACAATATGTGCCTTCAAAATTGGGTGTCAGGGAGTAGGAGTAAGGTGTGTTTTGATTTTAATTTGCTACTAATGAATAGTTTATTTGCAGCTAATTAGCAACTTAGAGGTTTACAATTCATGTCTGATTTCTAATCTTACTCGTAAAGAAGGAGCCCAGCCATCATTACCAGCAAATCAGGTGGGTTACCGGATCTGTAGCGAGAACATTGTCAGGCAGACTCGCGAAGTTTTTAATGGGCAAAACAAACGATtgggttaggtttttttttctcagtaagGCGTTCAGCGACATCTCAGTTATCACCAATGCCAGCGAAAGAGCTATTAAAGCACAGCAACAAGTGACCGTGGGGGATAGGAGTGTTCCCGACCCGGGGAGGCTCCGCGTCCTGAGGACGCGTGGAAAGGGCGCAGCCGGTGCCCGGGGCAGCCGGGTCCCTGCGACAGAGGCGTGCGTGGGCAGGACCGCTCCCGCCCCGGCACCCCACTCGTGTCACCGCGCCACGAGGCGGGCCCCATCTAGCTGTGTCCCCGAGCCTCGGCGGGACCGCTTAGCGCgccgctctgctctgcctgccttgcaAGCGGGGCCAGCGGCGGCTGTGCTGCCGCGGACACCGCGGGGCTCGGGAAAGACCGGGGAACGACCAGGGTGGTGTCCTTCGCTGCGCTAGGGAAGAAAGAATTAATCGTGCGGGAGCCTAGAGCTAGAACGATATCGTCAAAGTATCATATAAGTTGGGAAAGACCCGTAAGATCGTGGAGTCCGACTGTAAACCTGACCCTGCCAAGTCTGGCAGCAAAGCCTATCCCCACGCACTGCACCAGTCTTGCCAATGCCCGCAGGGACAGCGGCTCAGGCAGTCCCCCGGGCAGTCTGTCCAGAGCTTGGTAACTCTCGGTACAGTTGATATTGTAGCAACGGAGAGAAGTTGCAGAAAGTTCCTGTTATTGTCGTGTCTCTTGGGAAAGAGATTTCTGCCAGGCTCGTCACGGACGGCCCTGCAACAGCTGCCACCAGCGCGGGGGGCAGCGATGGCCTCTTTAGTATCACTTTttgtggtctttttttttttttttcccgagGTGTTTTCGCTCGAAAAACACGAGCCGAGCCTGTGGTTTTCTCGCAGGCTCTGCAGCGAGCCCTGGTGAGTTGTCCTGTGCTGGTGGTCCTCTCTACAGCTCTGGTAATTGGTAGCTTGGCGATGGAGAGAGCTTCTATTAACAATACCATCCTCCCAGCCCCCCTCATCTCTCCGCTCCCGCCGAAGCCAACCCCATGAGGCGATTGCCAGGAGAAGCCGTTTGTCAAAGGCTAATAAACAAATTCCTCGCGAACACCTGAACGAGAGCTAGGAACAACCCAATTAAGGAACGGGGCTactggttggttttttgtggCGGTGGAAACAATCTGTGCTCGGAAAGGATCTATTCAGCGGGCGCTCTGAGAGGTCTGTTTGCAGCACGCTATTGTTGTCAGAAGCCAAGTAAAAGTTCAGCTGGGGAGGAAAAGTGATTAAACCCAACATTCACCACTACTCCCTGAATGCACTTCGAGGCTCGAGTCAGAGGAATTGATTTGTACTCAAACAACGCTGCCGGAGTTTTACTTACTCACTTCAGCTTTTTGCTCTCAAATATTTCTGGGTTTAATGATGTCATCAAAAGTATCCCTTGCTTTTCCCTATACATGAGCAGCAGAGACAACTGTAGTCTCCAGTGCAACTCCTGTGATGAGGTACTGGAGAAGTCACGAAAAGGAGTTTGAGCTCATGTGTGTGATTTGTCCTCCCTCTTACTGGGCTAGAAGATCAGTACAGCCATGACAGCCTCTCAGTAAGGCAGATAGCCTTGCAGACAAGCTCTAGCTGGgatgttggttgggttttttgttcatttgtttgcttgctttggtgTTGAGATTTTTGGTGATTTGTTTGATTagttggtttggtggtttttagtttgcttggttggtttgcatgtggttttttttacacCCTGGGGAATAAAAAATCTCATATCAACCTTGGGCTGCAGAACAAGGCTGCAATGATCCATTCAACAGTCATGCTTTCGTACTGGAAACTTCTCTAGAATATGTAGATTTGAGCCTAAACCAGGGATGAAACAGAATAATACATGAACATTTATCTTAGGCATCACTAAAAGCCTGGGCATTTTCAGAGGATCATCCTAGTGAGGATCAGCAGGGTTCAAACGAAAGGGGCGTTCAGCTTCTTTGGCTGGGCAGGTTTTGAGAACAAGCCATTGCTGAGCTCGGTCGGGAGTTGGGCAAGGGGCCAAGGGGGACGTTTTAATAATAGGATTAAACGGGGCCGGTTTGGTGCATAGCGTTATTCTTTAAAAGCCAGCGATCTTCCCTGACTTGGTTCCAAGATTCCCCCAaactctgctggagctgcaatTAACATATATTAACGGTTGATGTTTATTAAGTGCTGGTTACGGAAGAAGCACAGCCCCTTTCAAATACGTCTTTGTAATCATAAAAGTTTTCTCTTGCACTCAGGTTGGATTGTTCTGTAAACTCCTGATTTTGCCTCACACTCGTTTGCCATCAAAAGAAATAAGAGGGGGGGGAATAGGAatataaaaagaaaagtaaaaaatgaaaaagaagaaagcaagaaagcaagaaagaaacgaaggaaggaagaaagaaagttaGTTTTCTGTTTTGACAACTGTATCTATACGACTCCAAGCGTTTCCCAGACACACGAGGCTCTCCGGTCTTGAATAGCTTCAATCCTAGTCCCAGCCAGCGCCTGAGAGTGTATTTTAAGAAAATGGGTCTGGCCGCAAGGCTCCCCTCTCGCTCTGCCCCACTTATTGCTCTGCCTagctcctcctgcctctttcCTACTTTACTGCAACTCAGCAggctccatcctcttccccAGGACGGACAGAACCCAGAAGCAGGTGGAAGCTCAAATTCATTTGTGGCTGCCAAGGGGTGGTAGAGTAAGACCTTTCAAAGCGTTCTGTAGGTAACTTTAGAGCAGTAGTATGTACAGCTGAGCTTGCCTCGCTGCCTGCCTCACGCCGCCGATTTGCGGGTTTCAGACCAGAGATGAAGGAATTGCTTCTCTCTCGGGTCCCGTTTGCACTATTGGGAGCGGTGGGGTACGAGCCCCGGGCGTAACTCCGAGCTTGCCTTCCCTGTCCCGAGCTTTGCCTTACTCTCCCTCGCACGGCACCAGCAGGCCCTTCCCGAACTGCAGCTGCAGTCGCTGTCGGGGCTCCCGATAGCAGGTGCGGTGGGGAGGAGCCTCCCTATCTTTGCTGATAGTGGAGACCTCTGAGTGGCCAcagtgccccaggctgccccgGCGAGCCTCGCTATGCAGAGTCCGCCTGCCGGGGTGCTCCCGGCCGGAGGGCTCACCCACAGGGCAGGGAAACGCGGCTTCAGGGTACAGCACTGCCTCAAGGGCGGGACTCTGACAGAACCAAGGAGAGGAGCTGGCCTCGGCTCTCTTCGGGTGTTGAAACCTCTTCAGAAATCCTATCGCGCTTCCCATGCATGCCCCCACTACTGCCGGGTCAGAAGGTTTCGAGCAGTGTGCTTTTGGTCACCTTTTCTTCTGAGAATAGAAATCAAAGAGATTTTAAAGTATTCCTCAGAAGATGCGGAGCATGAAAACTCGGCGGCAGTGGAACTCATGCCTTTTGGAAACACACGAATCTATACTTTTTTATTCAGTCAGCTTCAGTTCACTTATAAGTACAGCAGCGATGCTTCAAGAAAAATGCCTTGCTTTGAAATAATATGGCTCTTAAAATTACAAACAGCGTGGCCTTTGGGGGGAAAATACATAACTGGGGTATCAGGCAGCACAACGACAAACCGAAAGACAAAGTAAGAGGCCGAAACTTAAGGTTGTAATATTTATTTAAATATCGAAGGCAACACCATTCACGGAGCTTTTGAGCTCTGTGTACCACCACATTTTCCACTGCTCGGAAGTGCGTTCGGTTCCTCCAACACACGTTTATAAAAAGGAATTTCAAAGTAATGTCAGGACACAGGTCAGCCCGCTTCCCAGCGCAGTCTGGTGCATCTTAAACCTCCACTAGAGCGCTCAAAATATTCGGAGGGGTTTGCGGAATCTGAAAATGTTCCGGTGTACTGCAAAAGTTAAAAGCTAACTACGGCCCAGACTGCTTTCTAGTGTGGTGCAGTCTGATACTACAGCTTCAGGTGTCCTGCTGTCCTTTCGGGATGCAAAATTCTGACTTCACTCAAGAACATACCATCAGCAAACCGAACAGCAACAGATAAAATGCTACCTACATCACAGCTTGTCGTAAGTGAGATTTAATTTCCCTTCGATTTAGTCCAGCAGCCTGTTTTGCCAAAAGAAACGCGACTGAGACCTTAAACTGATGAATCACAGGAGAGCTCAGATCCACTTTTATAAAATTCCAGCCGTAATACCAGTGCGTTTTAAGGCAGCTAGTTTGATCCCACCACCGCGGGACTACGCGGTGCAGTCTCCCGCCCTGCTGAAGCCTCCCCGGCACGGAGACCCCCTGCCTGACACAGCGGGCTTGGGCTGTGTCTCCatgctcagcctggagctctgccctgaaagTATCATCCGCCCCGAAAGtatcttctgcccctggaccgATTACCGTCATTGTCCCCATCGTCCTCTTTTTGGGGAAGCACCAACTGCTGCCAAGCCGAGGGAGTTGAGCCGACAGCGTCTCTCCTTGCCAGGTCTCTACTTGAAGTCCCTCGACCCTACTCTGCGCTCCCGGGGCAGTTTGCTCAGATCTACAGCGACGGATCCGACGGCGCTGCCCACGTCCTCCTGCACCGCCTCTCTCCCGGCGCGGCTCCAAGACTCCAGGCTCAGTTTGTCTCTAGTTGCCCAGCGTACCCCGGCTAGGAGGATCGTCCAGCTTCCCCAGATGGAGCTGGAGCAAAGCGCAGGGGGAGGACGAGGAAGAGCAAGGACACGGCAGCGCGCCAGcctccccccgccccggccccgcggtGTAGAGCGAGGCAGGCTGGGTAGCTCGATGCCTGCGGTGCATTCAAGGAACTGCCAGTCCTATCCATGCGTCTgggcaaggaaggaaggaagggagggagggaggaaggaaggaggaagagagaaaagatggAAGGGGAAGGCAAGGGGAGGAGAGAGACGGAAAGCTCCTGATTGACAGCTCCAGTAAGCTATGTTCCACTCACACTCTCTCCGCCAAAGTTTTCTTTCACACGGAGGGAACTTTGTTGTTGCCATGAAACGGGGGAGTTgcaagcagaatcacctcccctcACTCTCTTTGAGCGGCCAAGGGAAAAATTTCCAGTAGGGAGGGCGTAGGGAGGGCCGACCGGTAGTTAGCCCAGCCGTGCTCGCAGCCGCGTCCCCGGCAGCCCCTCTCCCACCGAGACGGAATGCCCAGCAGCCGTACCCGGCCCCGGCAGGTCCTGCGGCTTCCTTCCCTGGGCAGGGTTCAGAAGTAGAATAGTTCAGGCCGTCCCACTCCATTTCATCCGCTCCGGGATGGTGTCCGTGCACCACGAACTTGCTCTCCAGAAAGCTTTTCCGGGCTTGAAACAGGGCTGCACATTCACCCAGAAGCCTCAGATCTCTGTACCAGATAAACGTTCGGCTCCGGCAGCGTGGTGACCCGttcttcctcccctttcccccggAGGGCAGCCCCGGTCCGCCTGACGCCCGGGTCCGTTCGTCTTCCTGCAGCtcaccaggcagctgcagccgcCCCGCCGCCAGCCCGGAGCTGGGGGCAGGTGCAAGGCCCGGGGACGTAacggggggagggagggcgggTCCAGCATCAGCAAGCCCCAAACGACAACTTTTtggcttccccccacccccgtcGCTGGTCAGTTACCGGCGTCGGGGCTGTCGGGAACCACTCTCTGATTGGCTGCCGGCCGCTCATTTATAGGCCGTCAATCAAACACCCCCGAGACTGTGCGCATCGCTTGGCGCTGCCCGCGGGAAACGCTCCGGAGGCGCTGCTACCGCACCTACACCTCATCGGGGATCGGTGCCTCCGCCAGCCAGCCAAACTTCCTTCTCCCGCATTAGCAGTCGCCCAGGCaggtgttgtttggttttgttttgtttgtggttgattgttttttttttttcttttacttgttTTTAACTTATTCTCTGCAATCTGGTGCTTGCCTGCTTGCTACCCTGGCGCACCTCTTACCGGCTCCAGCCATGTATAGTATGCTGGAGACTGAAATCAAGACGCCGCAGCCCACGCCGGGCAGCGCTGGGGGCAATCCCGTGCCGGGAAGCAACGGCAAAAGCGGTGGCGCCGGTGGAGCCAGCAACGGAGCGGGAGCTGGATCGGACCAGGACCGTGTAAAGCGCCCCATGAACGCCTTCATGGTGTGGTCGCGCGGTCAGCGCCGGAAGATGGCCCAGGAGAACCCCAAGATGCACAACTCTGAGATCAGCAAGCGCCTCGGGGCCGACTGGAAGCTGCTGAGCGACGCCGAGAAGCGGCCCTTCATCGACGAGGCCAAGAGGCTGCGTGCCGTGCACATGAAGGAGTATCCGGATTACAAATACCGGCCCCGAAGGAAGACTAAGACTTTGTTGAAGAAGGACAAATACTCGCTGCCAGGCAATCTGCTGGCCCCAGGGGGAGGCAACGCGGTGAGCAGCCCCGTTGGGGTGGGGCAGAGGATTGACACTTATGCTCACATGAACGGCTGGACCAACGGGGCTTACTCACTGATGCAAGACCAGCTGGGCTACAGCCAGCACCCAGGCATGAacagcccccagctgcagcagatgcaCCGTTACGACATGACGGGCTTGCAGTACAGCCCCATGATGTCCACGGCCCAGACGTATATGAACGCCGCCTCCACCTACAGTATGTCCCCCGCCGCCTACGGTCAGCAGCCCTCCACGGCCATGAGCCTGGGCTCCATGGGCTCGGTGGTGAAGTCGGAGCCCAGCTCGCCGCCTCCTGCCATCACTTCCCACTCGCAGAGGGCCTGCCTGGGAGACCTGCGAGATATGATCAGCATGTACCTGCCCCCGGGAGGGGATGCCACAGACCCTTCcgccctgcagggcagcaggttaCACAGCGTCCACCAGCACTACCAGAGTGCTGGGACTGGTGTGAATGGTACCGTACCATTAACGCACATATAAACTCGGCTGCTCCGGACGGTTCTCCGTCTTAATCCCTAACTCCACCACCGCTCTCTGGTTTCACCTGGGGACGTACGGCAGTGTTGCTCGGCTTAGCAGACTTAATACTAACTTTGGAGACGTTTTAAAAAGGAAATCCGTTAGTTGtgacttgattttttttgttgttgttgtttaaaaaGATATTCCAGCAAGCTGTTATTCTAATAGAGCACAACTCCTGCCTCCTAGAAGCCGCCGTGAAGTTTTCAAACCACGGGTACTTCTTTCCTGGTTTCTGCTAGGTTGAGCACTGTTTTATTAGGTTAAAAGTTTTCAAAAAGATCTTGCATCTTACAGTTTGATTTCTGACGTTGAAATgacagatatatatatatataaaaagcagtggggttttgttttaaaactcGTTCACGTTATCGTTGTGGTTTTTTAAGTGTTATGTTCTTCCCACCTTACCGAGCCTTATTTGGTTTCTATTCACAATCTCTAGCACGACTTTTGAAAGTTTGGTTCCATACAAAAGGGGGAGGTGGGAGAGAGCTGTGCGGGTCGCAAACGCATTTCTTTTATTTATAGTAAGTTGTGTGTCTCGATTTTTCTTAAGCTGTAAACTTATGTAAATTGTTTTGTGAATTTTACTGTGAACCATGTTTGGACATATCAGATGAAGAAACGTTTTAGTTTTGTTTACCGGATTTCTTGAAAGTCATCGAAAtactccttccctctccctttccctagACCTTGTTTGCTTCCTTCTTCCACACGAAGAGAGATCAATAAATTTTATATGGGGCACGTCCTCGGTCTCCGGGCGGTTTGTGCGGGGCCAAACACGCTGCCGGTGGCCGGCGGGGAGCGCGGAGCGGGCGCGGCGGGCTCCTTCCCTGGGATCCTTGCTGCAGCTGCCGTCAGACCCTTCGGTTCGGGAGCTGCTATCGCTTTTCGGACGGATTTCTGTGGCTGCCCCGCTGTGCTGTATTTTGTCTGGGGTGGGACTTACTTCTTGCAGTTAATTTTCATCTAAAGGAAGGCGGGATGAGGATCAGGGCAACGTCGCTGAGCTGCTGCGAGCTGCTGCAAGCTACCGACCACTTGTTGCCTCCACTCGGCAGGTTTCCCTCGGCCGGCGGGAAGGGATGGGGGGGTTTACTCGTGTGAGAGTCTGGTTTTTCGtttgtttgctctttttttaattttttttctctggagGATTTTCCTAGAAATCTGAGCTCATCTGAAATATTTACAAAAGTAAAACCCGTTGGGAAACTCTTAATTAGAGCCTATTAAAAATGAATGGTTACAGGAGTCCCCAGAGGAAATAAATTATTCAGTCTCTTTAGTATGTTTGACCACTGCGTTTTAAGCCTGGAcaacttcttttccttctctaggGCTCTCTGTTATTTCTGACTGTATTTTTGCCGGCGTTGCGAAACAGCCCCGAACCGCTGTAGCCTTCGCGGACCCCCGGGGCCGGGGGCTAAGCTAGTAGCCGGTGAAACTGCTCTCGGCCCGGACCCCCAAGCGAACTTCGTCTCCTGGCTTCCAGCAGCGGCCCGAGGGGCTCAGCCTGCTTCATAGCCAGATTGCCCTTTCCGGCCGTCTATTTTACAACGTGACCCCCCCCGCTCCAGTATTATCTTGTCATTTACTTTCAGTAATATTTGTCTGTTCGTCTTCgtacagaaagaaaaggaaccGGGTAGTacttctgttgtttgtttggtggtggTAAAGAGGACTGCTCTGCTCGTCCCTCATGAACAGCGGCTTCGGGGGCACTTCGCTCCCCGCCGCTGTCTGCTTGCAGCGGCCGAGCTCTGTCAGGGGCACCGGGAGCcgtgctctctctgcttttctccctgcctgcctcctttccctctctccgTCGTTCGGGCCTGCTAACTCCTGTGCCCGTAGCCCGGACGCTCCAGCATTGGCTCCTGACTTG
This genomic window from Pogoniulus pusillus isolate bPogPus1 chromosome 19, bPogPus1.pri, whole genome shotgun sequence contains:
- the LOC135184091 gene encoding transcription factor SOX-3-like, encoding MYSMLETEIKTPQPTPGSAGGNPVPGSNGKSGGAGGASNGAGAGSDQDRVKRPMNAFMVWSRGQRRKMAQENPKMHNSEISKRLGADWKLLSDAEKRPFIDEAKRLRAVHMKEYPDYKYRPRRKTKTLLKKDKYSLPGNLLAPGGGNAVSSPVGVGQRIDTYAHMNGWTNGAYSLMQDQLGYSQHPGMNSPQLQQMHRYDMTGLQYSPMMSTAQTYMNAASTYSMSPAAYGQQPSTAMSLGSMGSVVKSEPSSPPPAITSHSQRACLGDLRDMISMYLPPGGDATDPSALQGSRLHSVHQHYQSAGTGVNGTVPLTHI